In Alicyclobacillus macrosporangiidus CPP55, a single window of DNA contains:
- a CDS encoding alkaline phosphatase family protein, whose amino-acid sequence MKRRVKLSVAATATAILSSGSIALASHQAAVPPNGLHPDTTVLAPETQTPIQHVVVIFQENVSFDHYFGTYPYAKNPPGEPKFFASPGTPNVNGLTGPLLTHNPNGVNPQRLDRSQSITDDMDHDYTAEQKAYDGGLVDKFKENTAGTDWPFPNQDPNIVMDYYDGNTVTALWNYAQHFAMNDNSYSTTFGPSTPGALNLISGQTHGAVAYSAPQASGGKPLSPDANGVIIQGKLNRNNTLYSDQDPYYDNASKATSPTVAMTGKNIGDLLNAKGVTWGWFEGGFRDPSVKHQATGDGSQQGPATPDYSPHHEPFQYYASTANPNHTPPASVSEIGHDGPANHQYDLMDFWAAVNAGHMPAVSFLKAPAYQDGHAGYSGPLDEQRFLVDTLNKLQKTPEWKSTAVIIAYDDSDGWYDHVMPPIVNGSNDPAADALLGPGQAGTPSLGSYLDRLGYGPRQPLLVISPWAKRNFVDHTLTDQTSILRFIEDNWNLGRIGDSSYDAIAGSLLNMFDFTHGPSNSPLFLDPNTGEPVSPTSAPFVKGGQPYMALSHLAEVLNTDLYQNKGEGWFTYDGHRVIVPFHGRTVTVDGRTLDLGAGMTSVKGALFLPVDKLADALGVKADGLLQGYAEPAGQ is encoded by the coding sequence ATGAAGCGCCGCGTGAAGCTGTCCGTTGCCGCAACAGCCACCGCCATCCTGAGCAGTGGGAGCATCGCACTGGCCAGTCACCAGGCCGCCGTACCCCCGAACGGTCTTCATCCCGACACGACGGTTCTTGCGCCCGAAACCCAGACACCTATCCAGCATGTCGTAGTGATCTTTCAAGAGAATGTTTCCTTCGATCATTACTTTGGCACCTATCCCTACGCCAAAAATCCCCCGGGGGAACCCAAGTTCTTCGCCTCTCCGGGGACCCCGAACGTCAACGGACTGACCGGTCCGCTTCTCACCCACAACCCAAACGGGGTCAACCCGCAGCGTTTGGATCGCTCCCAATCCATCACGGACGACATGGATCACGATTATACCGCCGAGCAAAAGGCGTACGACGGGGGGCTGGTGGACAAGTTCAAGGAAAACACCGCGGGTACGGACTGGCCGTTTCCCAACCAAGATCCGAACATCGTCATGGACTACTACGACGGCAACACCGTGACGGCCCTCTGGAATTACGCGCAGCACTTCGCCATGAACGATAATTCGTACAGCACCACGTTCGGCCCTTCGACGCCGGGGGCGCTCAATCTGATTTCCGGTCAGACACACGGGGCCGTTGCGTACAGCGCGCCGCAGGCGAGCGGGGGCAAACCGTTGTCCCCTGATGCCAACGGGGTCATCATCCAGGGCAAACTCAATCGAAACAACACCTTGTACAGCGACCAGGACCCTTATTACGACAACGCCTCCAAGGCAACCAGCCCGACGGTCGCGATGACGGGCAAGAACATCGGTGACCTCCTCAACGCGAAGGGCGTGACTTGGGGTTGGTTCGAAGGCGGATTTCGCGATCCGTCCGTCAAACACCAGGCGACGGGCGACGGGAGTCAGCAGGGCCCTGCCACACCCGACTACAGCCCGCATCACGAACCGTTCCAGTACTACGCTTCGACCGCAAATCCAAACCACACACCTCCTGCATCCGTGTCGGAAATTGGCCATGATGGCCCGGCGAACCACCAGTACGACTTGATGGACTTCTGGGCCGCCGTGAACGCCGGTCACATGCCGGCGGTGAGCTTCCTCAAAGCACCGGCGTACCAGGACGGCCACGCAGGGTACTCGGGGCCGCTGGATGAGCAGAGGTTCCTCGTGGATACCCTCAACAAGCTGCAGAAGACGCCGGAATGGAAGAGCACTGCTGTCATCATCGCTTACGACGATTCAGACGGCTGGTACGATCACGTGATGCCGCCGATTGTCAATGGATCGAACGATCCGGCGGCAGACGCCCTGCTCGGTCCTGGTCAGGCAGGGACCCCCTCGCTGGGCTCGTACTTAGACCGGCTCGGCTATGGTCCGCGCCAGCCGCTGTTGGTGATCTCGCCATGGGCGAAGCGCAACTTCGTCGATCACACGCTCACCGACCAGACGTCCATTCTTCGCTTTATCGAAGACAACTGGAACCTGGGCCGCATCGGCGATTCCTCGTACGATGCCATCGCGGGTTCTTTGCTCAACATGTTCGATTTTACGCACGGTCCTTCCAACAGCCCGCTGTTTCTCGATCCCAATACGGGCGAACCGGTCAGCCCCACTTCTGCACCCTTTGTAAAGGGTGGGCAGCCGTACATGGCGCTCAGCCACTTGGCGGAAGTGCTCAACACAGACCTGTATCAAAATAAAGGGGAAGGCTGGTTCACGTACGACGGGCATCGGGTGATCGTTCCGTTTCACGGCAGGACAGTGACCGTCGACGGCCGGACGTTGGACCTGGGCGCCGGTATGACGTCTGTAAAGGGTGCTCTGTTCTTGCCGGTGGACAAACTGGCCGACGCGCTTGGAGTGAAGGCGGATGGTCTGCTGCAAGGTTATGCTGAGCCAGCAGGTCAGTAA